CCTCGCCCGGCATCGCCGGCATCGCCCGGCGCGACGACCGCGACTATGCGCTGGTGACGGGCGCGTCGCTGTGGCGCGACCTTCTGGACGGGACGGCGGCGGAGGCGCCCGCAAGATGACCTTCTGCCCGCCGGCACATCCCCTGACGGTCCTGATCGTCGACGATTCGGCCTTCATGCGGGCCTCGCTGAAGCACATCGTCGGGGCGACGCCGGGATATGCCGTGATCGGCGAGGCAGGCGACGGCCGGGCAGCGGTGGAGGCGATCCGCCGCCTGCGGCCCGACATCGTGACGCTGGACATCGACATGCCGGTCCTGGACGGCATCGGGGTCCTGAAGGCGATCCGCCCGGCCGCCGGGGTCGCGCCGCTGGTCGTCATGGTCAGCGCCTTCACCACCCAGGGCGCCGACCTGACGCTGACCGCGCTCGGGCTGGGCGCCATCGATTTCGTGCCCAAGGCGTCGGAGCATTTCAAGACCGACCTCGCCCAGGTCGGCGACCTGCTGCGCAGCAAGCTGGCGACCGCCGCCGCCGTGCTGACCGGGCGCGACCGCCTGCCCCATCCGCCGGCATCCTGCACGGCGCCCGCCCGTTCCGCCGCCGCCCACCCTGCCGCCACCCACCCTGCCACCCCCCCTCCAGCGCCGCGCCCTGCGCCGGCCCGCGGCCCGGCGGACATCGTGGTGATCGCGTCCTCGACCGGCGGCCCGCAGACCCTGCCGGAGGTGCTGCGCCCGCTCTGTCCCTGCCCGGCCCCGGTGGTGGTGGCCCAGCACATCCCGGCGATGTTCAGCCGCAGCCTCGCCTCGTCGCTGGCCGCCGCGCTGGGCGTCGCGGTGGTGGAGGCGGAAGACGGCATGGTCCTGGCGGCCGGGACCGTCCACATCCTGCCCGGCGGCTGCAACGGCGAGATCCAGCGGCTCCGCCCCGGTGTCTTCGCCATCAAGCTGAGCGAGGGCGGCAACGCGGTCCATCGGCCCAACGCCGACATCCTGTTCCGCTCCGCCGCGCTGTCGGCCCGCCGGCCGGTGGCGGCGATCCTCAGCGGCATGGGCAGCGATGGGACCGAGGGCGCGCGCGCGCTGGCGCAGCGCGGCTGCGCGGTGCTGGCCCAGACCCCCGAAAGCGCGGTGATCTGGGGCAT
The genomic region above belongs to Azospirillum thiophilum and contains:
- the cheB gene encoding chemotaxis-specific protein-glutamate methyltransferase CheB: MTFCPPAHPLTVLIVDDSAFMRASLKHIVGATPGYAVIGEAGDGRAAVEAIRRLRPDIVTLDIDMPVLDGIGVLKAIRPAAGVAPLVVMVSAFTTQGADLTLTALGLGAIDFVPKASEHFKTDLAQVGDLLRSKLATAAAVLTGRDRLPHPPASCTAPARSAAAHPAATHPATPPPAPRPAPARGPADIVVIASSTGGPQTLPEVLRPLCPCPAPVVVAQHIPAMFSRSLASSLAAALGVAVVEAEDGMVLAAGTVHILPGGCNGEIQRLRPGVFAIKLSEGGNAVHRPNADILFRSAALSARRPVAAILSGMGSDGTEGARALAQRGCAVLAQTPESAVIWGMPRAAIDAGVVAEVLDPADLGRRLAMLTGKAP